One window from the genome of Anopheles merus strain MAF unplaced genomic scaffold, AmerM5.1 LNR4000385, whole genome shotgun sequence encodes:
- the LOC121602267 gene encoding mitogen-activated protein kinase p38b-like isoform X3: MDTEHNVKVAIKKLARPFQSAVHAKRTYRELRMLKHMNHENIIGLLDVFHPGANNTLESFQQVYLVTHLMGADLNNIIRTQRLSDEHVQFLVYQILRGLKYIHSAGIIHRDLKPSNIAVNEDCELKILDFGLARPTENEMTGYVATRWYRAPEIMLNWMHYNQTVDIWSVGCIMAELLTGRTLFPGTDHIHQLNLIMEILGTPNDEFMAKISSESARHYIKSLPKTEKRNFSDVFRGANPLAIDLLEKMLELDADKRITAEQALAHPYLEKYADPSDEPTSSLYDQSFEDMDLPVERWKELVFKEVLNFVPQQHAHIGGEPQA; encoded by the exons ATGGACACGGAGCACAACGTGAAGGTGGCAATCAAGAAGCTGGCCCGCCCGTTCCAGTCAGCCGTCCACGCGAAGCGCACCTACCGGGAGCTGCGCATGCTGAAGCACATGAACCACGAGAACATTATCGGCCTGCTGGACGTGTTCCATCCGGGGGCCAACAATACGCTCGAATCGTTCCAGCAGGTCTACCTGGTGACGCACCTGATGGGCGCCGACCTGAACAACATCATCCGCACCCAGCGCCTGTCGGACGAGCATGTCCAGTTCCTCGTCTACCAGATCCTGCGCGGCCTGAAGTACATACACAGTGCGGGAATCATTCACCGG GATTTGAAACCGTCCAACATTGCCGTGAACGAGGACTGCGAGCTGAAAATACTGGACTTTGGGTTGGCCCGCCCGACCGAGAACGAGATGACCGGCTACGTCGCGACCCGCTGGTACCGGGCGCCCGAAATTATGCTCAACTGGATGCACTACAACCAAACGGTGGACATTTGGTCGGTCGGCTGCATCATGGCGGAGCTGCTGACCGGCCGGACACTGTTCCCCGGCACGGACC ACATTCACCAGCTAAACCTTATCATGGAGATACTCGGCACACCGAACGATGAGTTCATGGCGAAAATCTCCTCGGAAAGT GCCCGTCATTACATAAAATCGCTGCCGAAAACGGAGAAGCGCAACTTTAGCGACGTTTTCCGCGGTGCCAATCCGCTTGCCATCGATTTGCTGGAAAAAATGTTGGAGCTGGATGCGGATAAGCGGATAACGGCCGAACAGGCCCTTGCTCATCC CTATTTGGAGAAGTATGCCGATCCGTCCGACGAGCCAACCTCATCGCTGTACGATCAGAGTTTCGAGGACATGGACCTGCCCGTGGAACGGTGGAAGG AACTGGTCTTCAAAGAGGTACTTAACTTTGTCCCGCAGCAGCACGCACATATTGGCGGTGAACCTCAAGCGTAA
- the LOC121602266 gene encoding uncharacterized protein LOC121602266 isoform X1 has product MVQKVKQIISLLTNSHPPHTHLGETCLPKRMGNVKSSNVYNAKCVTFRTQPTTTSSFPRRQMNFNSFPNEVLCSIFDYLPWKDRQRVSLVCRRWNAIINSDHYLRGQKLVLYNYNKAKFFSGVEVELLNRQKNIAFYSNAMFDTEELLDTIGRSFSGGSAMVRSLSLFLRSEHRLARLVVDNIPNLRHLTELKISANEGLTNGVLIDSASLEKLNISFYQSSVCQLVTPRLHTLHLTVRYPSEMELIGTISAQLVELKVSFISKDHVAKLFRCDFRSLKTLNISLKNDKYIAYSVSPVHLRPLEREAIFAQTIVGLETLRIVDICNIFDIDFLKMFAYAKSLKALTINYFKLVSEVSELINGFKGLEYLNLEGCQRMDDSKRLHLPCLQTLVMPYKQLCLFSATQLDTLTTLYYNNTTKDQTLLIKKIAATFTNLSFLCLQHFDNELDRNALLHLNLLTKLRVLVIENMSVSSSVFENCPTVPQLQRLVMDTIVSEVSMLDMIPARFPSLQTLVISNCFLYLILEDSGKHYTTFDELRRQMPCCRISTKDSTIFTNTAKQS; this is encoded by the exons ATGGTCCAAAAAG ttaaacaaattatttcgTTGCTAACGAACTCCCACCCGCCCCATACACACCTTGGTGAAACGTGTCTTCCAAAACGAATGGGAAACGTCAAGTCGTCCAATGTTTACAACGCGAAATGCGTTACTTTTAG GACacaacccaccaccaccagcagctttCCGAGAAGGCAAATGAATTTTAACTCCTTCCCAAATGAG GTGCTGTGTTCCATATTCGACTACCTGCCATGGAAGGATCGGCAACGGGTGTCGCTGGTGTGCCGCCGCTGGAACGCCATCATCAACTCGGACCACTATCTGCGCGGCCAGAAGCTGGTGCTGTACAACTACAACAAGGCCAAGTTTTTCTCCGGCGTCGAGGTGGAGCTGCTGAATCGGCAGAAAAATATCGCCTTCTACTCGAACGCCATGTTCGACACGGAGGAGCTGCTCGACACGATCGGGCGGTCGTTTAGCGGCGGCAGCGCCATGGTCCGCTCGCTGTCACTGTTTCTACGGTCGGAGCATCGGCTGGCCCGGCTGGTGGTGGACAACATACCGAACTTGCGCCACCTGACCGAGCTGAAGATATCGGCCAACGAGGGCCTGACTAACGGTGTGCTCATCGACAGTGCGTCCCTGGAGAAGCTAAACATTTCGTTCTACCAAAGTTCGGTCTGCCAGCTAGTCACGCCACGGCTGCACACGCTGCACCTGACCGTACGCTACCCGAGCGAGATGGAGCTGATAGGGACGATCTCGGCGCAGCTGGTCGAGCTGAAGGTGTCGTTCATCTCGAAGGACCACGTTGCGAAGCTGTTCCGGTGCGACTTTCGCTCGCTCAAGACGCTCAACATTTCGCTCAAAAATGACAAATACATTGCGTACAGCGTGTCGCCGGTCCATCTGCGACCGCTCGAGCGGGAGGCCATTTTCGCGCAAACCATCGTCGGGCTGGAAACGCTCCGCATCGTCGACATCTGCAACATCTTCGACATTGACTTTTTGAAGATGTTTGCGTACGCTAAGTCGCTGAAAGCGCTCACCATCAACTACTTCAAGTTGGTTAGTGAAGTGAGCGAGCTGATAAACGGGTTTAAGGGACTGGAA TACCTTAATCTAGAGGGATGCCAGCGAATGGACGATTCCAAGCGGCTACATCTACCCTGTCTGCAGACACTCGTGATGCCTTACAAGCAGCTCTGCCTGTTTAGTGCCACGCAGCTGGACACGCTGACGACGCTGTACTACAACAACACGACCAAGGATCAAACACTGTTGATCAAGAAGATAGCGGCCACCTTTACCAACCTATCCTTCCTGTGCCTGCAACACTTCGACAACGAGCTCGATCGGAACGCGCTTCTCCATCTGAATCTGCTGACGAAACTGCGCGTCCTGGTCATCGAGAACATGTCCGTTTCGAGTTCCGTGTTTGAGAACTGTCCGACGGTGCCGCAGCTACAGCGGCTGGTAATGGACACGATCGTGTCG GAAGTGTCGATGCTGGATATGATACCGGCCAGATTCCCCTCGCTGCAAACGCTCGTCATCAGCAACTGCTTCCTGTATCTGATACTCGAGGATAGCGGGAAACACTACACGACGTTCGACGAGCTGCGCCGCCAGATGCCCTGCTGTCGCATATCGACCAAAGATTCGACCATTTTCACCAATACCGCTAAGCAAAGCTGA
- the LOC121602267 gene encoding mitogen-activated protein kinase p38b-like isoform X1: MPKFYRTEINKTEWEVPEKYQVLTPVGSGAYGQVCSAMDTEHNVKVAIKKLARPFQSAVHAKRTYRELRMLKHMNHENIIGLLDVFHPGANNTLESFQQVYLVTHLMGADLNNIIRTQRLSDEHVQFLVYQILRGLKYIHSAGIIHRDLKPSNIAVNEDCELKILDFGLARPTENEMTGYVATRWYRAPEIMLNWMHYNQTVDIWSVGCIMAELLTGRTLFPGTDHIHQLNLIMEILGTPNDEFMAKISSESARHYIKSLPKTEKRNFSDVFRGANPLAIDLLEKMLELDADKRITAEQALAHPYLEKYADPSDEPTSSLYDQSFEDMDLPVERWKELVFKEVLNFVPQQHAHIGGEPQA; encoded by the exons ATGCCCAAGTTTTATCGCACCGAGATCAACAAAACGGAATGGGAAGTTCCGGAAAAGTATCAGGTGCTGACCCCGGTCGGTAGCGGCGCGTACGGCCAAGTGTG ctCGGCCATGGACACGGAGCACAACGTGAAGGTGGCAATCAAGAAGCTGGCCCGCCCGTTCCAGTCAGCCGTCCACGCGAAGCGCACCTACCGGGAGCTGCGCATGCTGAAGCACATGAACCACGAGAACATTATCGGCCTGCTGGACGTGTTCCATCCGGGGGCCAACAATACGCTCGAATCGTTCCAGCAGGTCTACCTGGTGACGCACCTGATGGGCGCCGACCTGAACAACATCATCCGCACCCAGCGCCTGTCGGACGAGCATGTCCAGTTCCTCGTCTACCAGATCCTGCGCGGCCTGAAGTACATACACAGTGCGGGAATCATTCACCGG GATTTGAAACCGTCCAACATTGCCGTGAACGAGGACTGCGAGCTGAAAATACTGGACTTTGGGTTGGCCCGCCCGACCGAGAACGAGATGACCGGCTACGTCGCGACCCGCTGGTACCGGGCGCCCGAAATTATGCTCAACTGGATGCACTACAACCAAACGGTGGACATTTGGTCGGTCGGCTGCATCATGGCGGAGCTGCTGACCGGCCGGACACTGTTCCCCGGCACGGACC ACATTCACCAGCTAAACCTTATCATGGAGATACTCGGCACACCGAACGATGAGTTCATGGCGAAAATCTCCTCGGAAAGT GCCCGTCATTACATAAAATCGCTGCCGAAAACGGAGAAGCGCAACTTTAGCGACGTTTTCCGCGGTGCCAATCCGCTTGCCATCGATTTGCTGGAAAAAATGTTGGAGCTGGATGCGGATAAGCGGATAACGGCCGAACAGGCCCTTGCTCATCC CTATTTGGAGAAGTATGCCGATCCGTCCGACGAGCCAACCTCATCGCTGTACGATCAGAGTTTCGAGGACATGGACCTGCCCGTGGAACGGTGGAAGG AACTGGTCTTCAAAGAGGTACTTAACTTTGTCCCGCAGCAGCACGCACATATTGGCGGTGAACCTCAAGCGTAA
- the LOC121602266 gene encoding uncharacterized protein LOC121602266 isoform X3 gives MNFNSFPNEVLCSIFDYLPWKDRQRVSLVCRRWNAIINSDHYLRGQKLVLYNYNKAKFFSGVEVELLNRQKNIAFYSNAMFDTEELLDTIGRSFSGGSAMVRSLSLFLRSEHRLARLVVDNIPNLRHLTELKISANEGLTNGVLIDSASLEKLNISFYQSSVCQLVTPRLHTLHLTVRYPSEMELIGTISAQLVELKVSFISKDHVAKLFRCDFRSLKTLNISLKNDKYIAYSVSPVHLRPLEREAIFAQTIVGLETLRIVDICNIFDIDFLKMFAYAKSLKALTINYFKLVSEVSELINGFKGLEYLNLEGCQRMDDSKRLHLPCLQTLVMPYKQLCLFSATQLDTLTTLYYNNTTKDQTLLIKKIAATFTNLSFLCLQHFDNELDRNALLHLNLLTKLRVLVIENMSVSSSVFENCPTVPQLQRLVMDTIVSEVSMLDMIPARFPSLQTLVISNCFLYLILEDSGKHYTTFDELRRQMPCCRISTKDSTIFTNTAKQS, from the exons ATGAATTTTAACTCCTTCCCAAATGAG GTGCTGTGTTCCATATTCGACTACCTGCCATGGAAGGATCGGCAACGGGTGTCGCTGGTGTGCCGCCGCTGGAACGCCATCATCAACTCGGACCACTATCTGCGCGGCCAGAAGCTGGTGCTGTACAACTACAACAAGGCCAAGTTTTTCTCCGGCGTCGAGGTGGAGCTGCTGAATCGGCAGAAAAATATCGCCTTCTACTCGAACGCCATGTTCGACACGGAGGAGCTGCTCGACACGATCGGGCGGTCGTTTAGCGGCGGCAGCGCCATGGTCCGCTCGCTGTCACTGTTTCTACGGTCGGAGCATCGGCTGGCCCGGCTGGTGGTGGACAACATACCGAACTTGCGCCACCTGACCGAGCTGAAGATATCGGCCAACGAGGGCCTGACTAACGGTGTGCTCATCGACAGTGCGTCCCTGGAGAAGCTAAACATTTCGTTCTACCAAAGTTCGGTCTGCCAGCTAGTCACGCCACGGCTGCACACGCTGCACCTGACCGTACGCTACCCGAGCGAGATGGAGCTGATAGGGACGATCTCGGCGCAGCTGGTCGAGCTGAAGGTGTCGTTCATCTCGAAGGACCACGTTGCGAAGCTGTTCCGGTGCGACTTTCGCTCGCTCAAGACGCTCAACATTTCGCTCAAAAATGACAAATACATTGCGTACAGCGTGTCGCCGGTCCATCTGCGACCGCTCGAGCGGGAGGCCATTTTCGCGCAAACCATCGTCGGGCTGGAAACGCTCCGCATCGTCGACATCTGCAACATCTTCGACATTGACTTTTTGAAGATGTTTGCGTACGCTAAGTCGCTGAAAGCGCTCACCATCAACTACTTCAAGTTGGTTAGTGAAGTGAGCGAGCTGATAAACGGGTTTAAGGGACTGGAA TACCTTAATCTAGAGGGATGCCAGCGAATGGACGATTCCAAGCGGCTACATCTACCCTGTCTGCAGACACTCGTGATGCCTTACAAGCAGCTCTGCCTGTTTAGTGCCACGCAGCTGGACACGCTGACGACGCTGTACTACAACAACACGACCAAGGATCAAACACTGTTGATCAAGAAGATAGCGGCCACCTTTACCAACCTATCCTTCCTGTGCCTGCAACACTTCGACAACGAGCTCGATCGGAACGCGCTTCTCCATCTGAATCTGCTGACGAAACTGCGCGTCCTGGTCATCGAGAACATGTCCGTTTCGAGTTCCGTGTTTGAGAACTGTCCGACGGTGCCGCAGCTACAGCGGCTGGTAATGGACACGATCGTGTCG GAAGTGTCGATGCTGGATATGATACCGGCCAGATTCCCCTCGCTGCAAACGCTCGTCATCAGCAACTGCTTCCTGTATCTGATACTCGAGGATAGCGGGAAACACTACACGACGTTCGACGAGCTGCGCCGCCAGATGCCCTGCTGTCGCATATCGACCAAAGATTCGACCATTTTCACCAATACCGCTAAGCAAAGCTGA
- the LOC121602269 gene encoding peptide transporter family 1-like, which translates to MVSTRFEVNSTPPVRYPRSIFFIISNEFSERFNYYGMRTVLALYLTQKLAYSNDTATVIYHIFTSLAYFFPLMGAILADSWLGKFKTILYLSIVYCAGSTLIALGAIPPLNLPATSMTVLGLLFIAVGSGGIKPCVSAFGGDQFKLPEQAAQLAKFFSLFYFSINAGSLISTTLTPILREDVHCFGDNSCFSLAFGVPAVLMILAIVIFVCGRAMYTIKKPSGNMIVLVFKCIGNALAVRSKESSTSPRAHWLDYAESKYGKGIVADIKALLKILILYIPLPVFWALFDQQGSRWTFQATRMDGELAGYTIKPDQMQVINPLLILAFIPVFESVIYPALAKIGIRRPLQKLSLGGLLAGAAFVLSGFVEIALDSTEAMLPAAHEAQLRVFNGLPCDYRFHTDIPNLAGFSVPSRGAYEALHVELPPGLANGTFQFRAETSEIGCVRENMTEFSGSFSLQAGGAVSYFISRKGGRSSLLEYADTAAKDRNGLPRMRLLANVRTTKQISLRHNGNADVVYNVALNQYDQLTSVTEGEYGVYVGERPIATVKLSPGGVYTLILDEFLENEFNLQTHTITPSNSVHMLWLIPQYVVITAGEVMFSITGLEFSYSQAPESMKSVIQAFWLLTVAIGNMLVVFIAEAKFVQSQSLEFFLFAALMFLDMGLFMVLAMRYRYSDTTGGASSVESIEVEQQGKKKQHDALAISDTLSERSAKSTTYANEAYRED; encoded by the exons ATGGTTTCAACGCGCTTCGAAGTTAATAGCACACCG CCCGTTCGGTACCCTCGGTCGATATTCTTCATCATCAGCAATGAGTTCAGCGAACGGTTCAACTACTATGGCATGCGAA CGGTGTTGGCGCTCTATCTCACGCAAAAGCTGGCCTACAGCAATGATACCGCCACCGTGATCTACCACATCTTCACCAGCCTGGCGTACTTCTTCCCGCTGATGGGTGCCATCCTGGCCGACAGTTGGCTGGGCAAGTTTAAAACCATCCTGTACCTTTCCATTGTGTACTGTGCGGGAAGTACACTGATCGCACTCGGCGCCATTCCACCCTTGAACCTACCTGCCAC CTCGATGACCGTGCTGGGGCTGCTCTTTATAGCGGTCGGTTCCGGCGGCATCAAACCGTGCGTGTCGGCGTTCGGCGGTGATCAGTTCAAGCTACCGGAGCAAGCCGCCCAGCTGGCCAAGTTCTTCTCGCTGTTTTACTTCTCCATCAATGCCGGATCGCTGATCTCCACCACGCTGACGCCGATTCTGCGCGAGGATGTGCACTGCTTCGGGGACAACAGTTGCTTCTCGCTTGCGTTTGGTGTGCCGGCAGTGCTGATGATCCTTGCGATCGTCATCTTTGTGTGTGGCCGGGCTATGTACACGATCAAGAAACCGTCCGGCAACATGATCGTGCTGGTGTTCAAGTGTATCGGCAATGCGCTGGCAGTGCGATCGAAGGAGAGCAGCACGAGCCCACGGGCTCACTGGCTCGACTATGCCGAGTCCAAGTACGGCAAGGGCATTGTGGCGGACATTAAGGCGCTGCTGAAGATACTGATCCTGTACATTCCACTGCCCGTGTTTTGGGCACTGTTCGATCAGCAGGGCTCACGCTGGACATTCCAGGCGACGCGCATGGACGGTGAGCTAGCCGGATACACGATCAAGCCCGACCAGATGCAGGTGATCAATCCGCTTCTGATTCTCGCCTTTATTCCCGTCTTTGAGAGTGTGATCTATCCCGCGCTGGCCAAGATTGGCATACGACGACCACTGCAGAAGCTCTCTCTGGGCGGTTTACTGGCCGGTGCTGCCTTTGTGCTGTCCGGCTTTGTGGAGATCGCTCTGGACAGTACGGAGGCGATGCTGCCCGCCGCACACGAGGCACAGCTGCGCGTGTTCAACGGGCTACCGTGCGACTATCGCTTCCACACCGACATACCGAACCTGGCCGGGTTCAGTGTGCCGTCGCGCGGTGCCTACGAAGCGCTCCACGTCGAGCTGCCCCCGGGGCTGGCCAACGGTACGTTCCAGTTCCGGGCGGAGACGAGCGAAATTGGGTGCGTGCGGGAAAACATGACCGAATTCAGCGGGAGCTTCAGTCTGCAGGCGGGCGGTGCGGTGAGCTACTTTATCAGCCGGAAGGGAGGCCGGAGCAGTCTGCTGGAGTACGCCGACACGGCTGCCAAGGACCGGAACGGGCTGCCCCGGATGCGGCTGCTAGCGAACGTGCGCACGACCAAGCAGATCTCGCTGCGGCACAACGGGAACGCGGACGTCGTGTACAACGTGGCGCTCAACCAGTACGATCAGCTGACGTCGGTGACAGAGGGCGAGTACGGGGTGTACGTCGGGGAGCGTCCGATTGCCACCGTGAAGCTCAGTCCGGGCGGTGTCTACACGCTGATATTGGACGAGTTTTTGGAGAATGAGTTT AAccttcaaacacacacgatCACCCCGTCCAACTCGGTGCACATGCTGTGGCTAATACCGCAGTACGTCGTCATAACGGCCGGCGAGGTCATGTTCTCCATCACCGGGCTTGAGTTTTCCTACTCCCAGGCGCCGGAAAGCATGAAGTCCGTCATCCAGGCGTTCTGGCTGCTGACGGTCGCGATCGGCAACATGCTGGTGGTGTTCATAGCCGAGGCCAAGTTCGTCCAGTCGCAGTCGCTCGAGTTTTTCCTCTTTGCCGCGCTCATGTTCCTCGACATGGGCCTGTTCATGGTGCTGGCCATGCGCTATCGCTACTCCGACACGACCGGCGGCGCATCGTCTGTCGAATCGATTGAGGTGGAGCAGCAGGGCAAAAAGAAGCAGCACGATGCACTGGCCATCAGTGACACGCTGTCGGAAAGGAGTGCCAAGAGTACAACGTACGCAAACGAAGCATACCGGGAAGACTGA
- the LOC121602267 gene encoding mitogen-activated protein kinase p38b-like isoform X2, protein MLSRVCVFTSTGYDSHLQLSAMDTEHNVKVAIKKLARPFQSAVHAKRTYRELRMLKHMNHENIIGLLDVFHPGANNTLESFQQVYLVTHLMGADLNNIIRTQRLSDEHVQFLVYQILRGLKYIHSAGIIHRDLKPSNIAVNEDCELKILDFGLARPTENEMTGYVATRWYRAPEIMLNWMHYNQTVDIWSVGCIMAELLTGRTLFPGTDHIHQLNLIMEILGTPNDEFMAKISSESARHYIKSLPKTEKRNFSDVFRGANPLAIDLLEKMLELDADKRITAEQALAHPYLEKYADPSDEPTSSLYDQSFEDMDLPVERWKELVFKEVLNFVPQQHAHIGGEPQA, encoded by the exons ATGCTGTCGCGTGTGTGCGTATTCACGAGTACGGGTTACGATTCACACCTGCAGCT ctCGGCCATGGACACGGAGCACAACGTGAAGGTGGCAATCAAGAAGCTGGCCCGCCCGTTCCAGTCAGCCGTCCACGCGAAGCGCACCTACCGGGAGCTGCGCATGCTGAAGCACATGAACCACGAGAACATTATCGGCCTGCTGGACGTGTTCCATCCGGGGGCCAACAATACGCTCGAATCGTTCCAGCAGGTCTACCTGGTGACGCACCTGATGGGCGCCGACCTGAACAACATCATCCGCACCCAGCGCCTGTCGGACGAGCATGTCCAGTTCCTCGTCTACCAGATCCTGCGCGGCCTGAAGTACATACACAGTGCGGGAATCATTCACCGG GATTTGAAACCGTCCAACATTGCCGTGAACGAGGACTGCGAGCTGAAAATACTGGACTTTGGGTTGGCCCGCCCGACCGAGAACGAGATGACCGGCTACGTCGCGACCCGCTGGTACCGGGCGCCCGAAATTATGCTCAACTGGATGCACTACAACCAAACGGTGGACATTTGGTCGGTCGGCTGCATCATGGCGGAGCTGCTGACCGGCCGGACACTGTTCCCCGGCACGGACC ACATTCACCAGCTAAACCTTATCATGGAGATACTCGGCACACCGAACGATGAGTTCATGGCGAAAATCTCCTCGGAAAGT GCCCGTCATTACATAAAATCGCTGCCGAAAACGGAGAAGCGCAACTTTAGCGACGTTTTCCGCGGTGCCAATCCGCTTGCCATCGATTTGCTGGAAAAAATGTTGGAGCTGGATGCGGATAAGCGGATAACGGCCGAACAGGCCCTTGCTCATCC CTATTTGGAGAAGTATGCCGATCCGTCCGACGAGCCAACCTCATCGCTGTACGATCAGAGTTTCGAGGACATGGACCTGCCCGTGGAACGGTGGAAGG AACTGGTCTTCAAAGAGGTACTTAACTTTGTCCCGCAGCAGCACGCACATATTGGCGGTGAACCTCAAGCGTAA
- the LOC121602266 gene encoding uncharacterized protein LOC121602266 isoform X2, whose product MLTQPTTTSSFPRRQMNFNSFPNEVLCSIFDYLPWKDRQRVSLVCRRWNAIINSDHYLRGQKLVLYNYNKAKFFSGVEVELLNRQKNIAFYSNAMFDTEELLDTIGRSFSGGSAMVRSLSLFLRSEHRLARLVVDNIPNLRHLTELKISANEGLTNGVLIDSASLEKLNISFYQSSVCQLVTPRLHTLHLTVRYPSEMELIGTISAQLVELKVSFISKDHVAKLFRCDFRSLKTLNISLKNDKYIAYSVSPVHLRPLEREAIFAQTIVGLETLRIVDICNIFDIDFLKMFAYAKSLKALTINYFKLVSEVSELINGFKGLEYLNLEGCQRMDDSKRLHLPCLQTLVMPYKQLCLFSATQLDTLTTLYYNNTTKDQTLLIKKIAATFTNLSFLCLQHFDNELDRNALLHLNLLTKLRVLVIENMSVSSSVFENCPTVPQLQRLVMDTIVSEVSMLDMIPARFPSLQTLVISNCFLYLILEDSGKHYTTFDELRRQMPCCRISTKDSTIFTNTAKQS is encoded by the exons ATGCT GACacaacccaccaccaccagcagctttCCGAGAAGGCAAATGAATTTTAACTCCTTCCCAAATGAG GTGCTGTGTTCCATATTCGACTACCTGCCATGGAAGGATCGGCAACGGGTGTCGCTGGTGTGCCGCCGCTGGAACGCCATCATCAACTCGGACCACTATCTGCGCGGCCAGAAGCTGGTGCTGTACAACTACAACAAGGCCAAGTTTTTCTCCGGCGTCGAGGTGGAGCTGCTGAATCGGCAGAAAAATATCGCCTTCTACTCGAACGCCATGTTCGACACGGAGGAGCTGCTCGACACGATCGGGCGGTCGTTTAGCGGCGGCAGCGCCATGGTCCGCTCGCTGTCACTGTTTCTACGGTCGGAGCATCGGCTGGCCCGGCTGGTGGTGGACAACATACCGAACTTGCGCCACCTGACCGAGCTGAAGATATCGGCCAACGAGGGCCTGACTAACGGTGTGCTCATCGACAGTGCGTCCCTGGAGAAGCTAAACATTTCGTTCTACCAAAGTTCGGTCTGCCAGCTAGTCACGCCACGGCTGCACACGCTGCACCTGACCGTACGCTACCCGAGCGAGATGGAGCTGATAGGGACGATCTCGGCGCAGCTGGTCGAGCTGAAGGTGTCGTTCATCTCGAAGGACCACGTTGCGAAGCTGTTCCGGTGCGACTTTCGCTCGCTCAAGACGCTCAACATTTCGCTCAAAAATGACAAATACATTGCGTACAGCGTGTCGCCGGTCCATCTGCGACCGCTCGAGCGGGAGGCCATTTTCGCGCAAACCATCGTCGGGCTGGAAACGCTCCGCATCGTCGACATCTGCAACATCTTCGACATTGACTTTTTGAAGATGTTTGCGTACGCTAAGTCGCTGAAAGCGCTCACCATCAACTACTTCAAGTTGGTTAGTGAAGTGAGCGAGCTGATAAACGGGTTTAAGGGACTGGAA TACCTTAATCTAGAGGGATGCCAGCGAATGGACGATTCCAAGCGGCTACATCTACCCTGTCTGCAGACACTCGTGATGCCTTACAAGCAGCTCTGCCTGTTTAGTGCCACGCAGCTGGACACGCTGACGACGCTGTACTACAACAACACGACCAAGGATCAAACACTGTTGATCAAGAAGATAGCGGCCACCTTTACCAACCTATCCTTCCTGTGCCTGCAACACTTCGACAACGAGCTCGATCGGAACGCGCTTCTCCATCTGAATCTGCTGACGAAACTGCGCGTCCTGGTCATCGAGAACATGTCCGTTTCGAGTTCCGTGTTTGAGAACTGTCCGACGGTGCCGCAGCTACAGCGGCTGGTAATGGACACGATCGTGTCG GAAGTGTCGATGCTGGATATGATACCGGCCAGATTCCCCTCGCTGCAAACGCTCGTCATCAGCAACTGCTTCCTGTATCTGATACTCGAGGATAGCGGGAAACACTACACGACGTTCGACGAGCTGCGCCGCCAGATGCCCTGCTGTCGCATATCGACCAAAGATTCGACCATTTTCACCAATACCGCTAAGCAAAGCTGA